In Glycine max cultivar Williams 82 chromosome 4, Glycine_max_v4.0, whole genome shotgun sequence, the genomic stretch CAATGTCTAAGCATACCTAATGTGATCAGAAAGCGAAAATAAGACACACACTCTAGGTACTATGCAAAATGTGGAGAAAAATTTGCTAGAATGAAAGCAGAGACATAGTTCTCAAAGAAAATGGGTAAGGagtggagaaagaagaagaagaagaatagaagAAGTTTATAATTTCAGGTGGTTTTCCAACTTCCAACAGTTATGAGTCTGGTGCTTATCGCGAGTTTGGCACTTAGTGCACAGCCTGAAAACTATAGTTGCATTAATGATGTCTGCACTTAGTGCCTGAAGGACGGAAGTCCCTTGGTTTGCTCTCTCAGATAATGGtacttgcgcttagcgagatgacTGGGCTTAGCGTGCCTATCTCatggttgcgcttagcgcgagatgGCACGCTCGGCGTTTGAAGCTTCTTCTTGAAAATCATTAAAGTTTCATGAATCATCACCCCACAATCTGCAAAATTccaaagaataatatttttggatttttagttaaaataaaataaaattaaaaatcagcaaaaataaacataaacaaaaataaagaaaaacaaaacgaaGATAGAAGAATTCCTAGGTTGCCTCCCaataagcgcttctttaacgtcactaaCTTGATGTGGGACCCCTTCATGGGTCTAGAAGGTGGATGACAGTGGTTAGTCTTTCAATGTAGCCACCATTGTAGATCTTTAATCGTTGACCATTGACAATTCAGATTCTCTCAAGCTCACTTGAGGCATGATCCAACAGCTCCACTACTCCATAAGGCCTTACTTCTTTGATTATGAAAGGCCTAGACCATTTAGATTTGAGTTTACCTGGGAAGAGTCTCAACCTTGAATTATATAACAGAACTTGTTGGTTGGGCTTAAAGGTCTTCTGTATCAGCTTTTGATCATGGTACACCATCATCTTCTCCTTATAAATTTTGGAAGACTCATAGGCATTGAGTCTCATCTCTTCTAACTCCAGCAGTTGCAGCTTCCTCTTCTCACCGGACAAGGATTCATCAAAATTAAGGAACTTGAGGGCCCAGTAGGCCTTGTGCTCCAGCTCCACTAGCAAGTGACAGGCTTTTCCATAGACCATCTGAAAGGGTGATAGTCCAATGAAAGTCTTGAAAGCAGTCTCGTAGGCCCATAATGCATCATTCAACTTTGCGGCCCAATCTTTTCTAGAGGAAGCCATAGTCTTCTCTAAAATCTTCTTCAGCTCTTTGTTAGAAATCTCTGCTTTGCCGTTTGTCTGAGGATGATAAGGTGAAGCCACCTTATGTCTGACATGATAATGCCCCAGAATCTTCTGCAATTGGGCATTACAAAAATGTGAACCTCCGTCATTGATGAGTACTCTGGAACCCCAAAATGGGAGAAAATATTCTtcttgaaaaacttaattatagtCTTGGCATCAATGTTTGAGGCAACTACAACTTCTATCCACTTAGACACATAATCAATAGTAACCAAGATGTACTGATTCCTATAAAAGGATGGTAGAGGACTAACAAAATTTATGCCCTAGTAGTCAAAGACTTCAACTTCCATGATATTCTGCAATGGCATTTCATTTCTCCGAGAAATGCTCCCTATTCTCTACCATTGATCATAATGAAGCACATGGTCATGGGTATCCTTGAAGATAGAAGGCCAAAAAAATCCATCCTATAGGACCCTAGAAGCTATCCTATCCCTCATTGTAATGTTGGCCACAAGGAGAATTGTGACAATGCCATAATATACTTCTGGCTTCTTCCATGGTGACACATCTTCTCCACAGATTATCCGCTCCAATCTTGAATAAGTGGGGATCATCACAAACATAGAAACGAACGTCATGGAGGAACTTCTTCCACTGATTCTAATTGAAGTAACTTGGAATGATACCTCCAGCCTTATAATTGGCCATATCTGTGAACCACCACCTCTTTCCTAAGTCACCTCTTCATTGACTAACTTGGAGAGATGGCCAGCAATTACATTCTCAGAGCCCTCCTTGTATTTAATCACGACATCAAACTCTTGAATCAGAAGGACCCATCTGATCACCCTTGGCTTCGAATCTACCTTTGTGAAATGGTACTTAATAGCTACATGATTAATAAAGATGATGACTCGGGAGGCCCCTAAATAAGATCTGAACTTCTCTAAGGCATAGACTATGGTGAGCATTACATAGGTCAAACGACATTCTTCTATAGGCAAAGACTCCAAATGGGCATGTGAAAGGTGTCTTCTCATGATCTTTGGGGTCCACTGCTATCTGATTTTACCCTGAGTAGCCGTCCAAGAAACAATAGAAGACTTGACCCGCTAACCACGCCAGCATTTGATCCATAAAAAGCAAAGGAAAGTGATCCTTTCTCATAGCATCATTGAGGTTGCGATAGTCTATGCACATCCTCCATCCAGTGACCGTACGAGTCGGAATAAGGTCATTCTTTTCATTGCAGACCACAATCATTCCTCCTTTCTTGGGCACCACTTGGAATGGACTTACCCAAGCACTGTTAAAAATAGGGTAGATAAGTCCACCTCAAGTAACTTGAGGACTTCTTTTCAGACCTCATCTTTCATGGATAGTGATATAGCTCCATATGGAGTTTGTAGGCcatggatcttcttcatcaatgaagtcctttgcttcttgaagttcaatgACAGCAaaatagagaaggaagaaagatgattggagatgccacttcaagtagaagatgagtcaagaagaagcttaccaccataggaagccatggataagagcttgaacgtatgagaagatgagtggagggagagggagagaaggagctcaaaattttgtgcctcaaatgaggtttgaaatttgaagtgtaattctcaaatgatcaaagttaaaaaaaatgcacacacatggcctctatttatagcctaagtgtcacacaaaataagagggaaatttgaatttctattcaaatttcacttgaatttgaaattcaatttgtggagccaaaatttcactaattatgattagtgaattttagctatggtttagcccactaatccaagatcaagtccaagattctccactaagtatgcttaggtgtcatgaggcatgtaaagcatgaatgacatgcacaaagtatgactatatgatgtggcaatggggtgtagcaagcaaatgctcacctccccctctaaaatttaattggattgggcttctctcaattcaattaaatttattttccaacacacacatcaaatattcactaaaTGCatgttaaattacaaaattacccctaatacaaaaactagtctaagtgccccaaaatacaagggctgaaaaatcctacatttctagggtaccctacctacattatggagccctaaatacagggcccaaaaataatgaaatcctaatctaacatgtacaaagataagtgggctcatacttatcccatgggcccaaaatctatcctaaggctcatgagaaccctagggccttctcctgcatctctggtccaatcttcttggagtcttctatccaatgccctttaggggtaggattgcatcattcccttctccttgaaaaggattttacctcaaatccagaggttcttgaaattCTGGGCTTTTTCcctcaacacctataaaaagaataaaaacatatatatcttagtggtgtttggtatgttggagtaggggtaaggtctgaaaacccctttcctgggcatcttcccatgagggaacatggttcctcacaaactcaatgagtggtgctacaagtatagaaaaatatgagatataccttttgtaaaagtttgttaagtcatggaagccccaaattttccttatacttggtggagtgggccactcaggaatgaactttattctcttagggttcatgggaaccccttgatcactatttaaaaaattaaggaaagtaatgcaataaaatgtacctttttctgtattttcatgttgattattcctaccaaaaagtacgacaaacctaaggtgtcccata encodes the following:
- the LOC100805432 gene encoding uncharacterized protein: MTFVSMFVMIPTYSRLERIICGEDVSPWKKPEVYYGIVTILLVANITMRDRIASRKILGHYHVRHKVASPYHPQTNGKAEISNKELKKILEKTMASSRKDWAAKLNDALWAYETAFKTFIGLSPFQMVYGKACHLLVELEHKAYWALKFLNFDESLSGEKRKLQLLELEEMRLNAYESSKIYKEKMMVYHDQKLIQKTFKPNQQVLLYNSRLRLFPGKLKSKWSRPFIIKEVRPYGVVELLDHASSELERI